A window of the Polaribacter sp. HaHaR_3_91 genome harbors these coding sequences:
- a CDS encoding universal stress protein, with amino-acid sequence MKAILLPTDFSDNSWNAIEYALNFYKHATCNFYLLHVNRINNVVVDDYFYDNTQEVIVDVNIENAKKQLKGLQQKIALNFNNKNHNFYTLTDTNFFIESIRQQVEEKKIDVIVMGTKGASGFQGYITGSNTGDVITKVKCTTLVVPENAKFKKIEEVAFPTDFSLYNELQILEPIIKILEEKSASLRVLNISKKVTSLNEGQQKSKELLEDYLYNYQHSFHFLTNKKVEDAVQCFVNSRNIDMIAMVAKNLNYFQQILFHTKVAEISYHTDVPFLVLHE; translated from the coding sequence ATGAAAGCAATTTTACTCCCTACAGATTTTTCAGACAATTCTTGGAATGCAATTGAGTATGCTTTAAATTTTTATAAGCACGCAACGTGCAATTTTTATTTGTTACACGTTAATAGGATAAATAATGTTGTAGTAGATGATTATTTCTATGATAACACGCAAGAAGTTATTGTAGATGTAAACATAGAAAATGCAAAAAAACAATTAAAAGGACTTCAGCAAAAAATAGCTCTAAACTTTAATAATAAGAACCATAATTTTTACACTTTAACAGATACTAATTTTTTTATTGAGTCTATAAGACAGCAGGTAGAAGAAAAAAAAATAGATGTTATTGTTATGGGCACCAAAGGAGCTAGTGGCTTTCAAGGATATATTACTGGGAGTAATACGGGAGATGTTATTACAAAGGTAAAATGTACAACCTTAGTAGTACCTGAGAATGCCAAATTTAAGAAAATAGAAGAGGTGGCATTTCCTACAGATTTTTCTTTATATAATGAATTACAAATATTAGAACCAATAATAAAAATCTTAGAAGAAAAAAGCGCGTCTTTAAGGGTTTTAAATATCAGTAAAAAGGTAACCTCATTAAATGAGGGGCAACAAAAAAGTAAAGAACTATTAGAAGATTATCTTTATAATTACCAACACAGTTTTCATTTTTTAACAAATAAAAAAGTAGAAGATGCTGTGCAATGTTTTGTAAATAGTAGAAATATAGATATGATTGCTATGGTGGCAAAAAATCTTAATTATTTTCAACAAATACTATTTCATACCAAGGTAGCGGAAATAAGCTATCATACCGATGTACCTTTTTTAGTACTACATGAATAA
- a CDS encoding response regulator, whose amino-acid sequence MRKILLIEDDVVLRENTSELLELSNYEVISAANGKIGVQLAKKIVPDIIVCDIMMPELDGYGVLEALTNNEITQHIPFIFLSAKTERCDVRKGMDLGADDYITKPFNEDELISAIESRLAKAAILKDRREKIEVVKEEEEDIRSLNDLKNYFEDNGETFTFLKDASIYKEGNNSNYIYLINKGLIKCHKLDEQGKQLTTALYKEDDLFGYTSFSQNLAYQESATAIQKTELVGLSKKTLTGVLNKNHKVTLELIELLTEDLAVVKDQLLQMAYSSVSKKTAKTILMFAEKLNRKPEDQIKISRNDLASVAGIATETLIRTMSSFKKQGLIEIEGRTIRILDLEKLKEIS is encoded by the coding sequence ATGAGAAAAATACTATTAATTGAGGATGATGTAGTTTTAAGAGAAAACACATCAGAACTTTTAGAATTATCAAACTATGAAGTTATCAGTGCTGCTAACGGTAAAATAGGGGTACAGCTAGCAAAAAAAATAGTACCAGATATTATTGTTTGTGATATTATGATGCCAGAGTTAGATGGTTACGGTGTTTTAGAAGCTTTAACTAATAACGAAATAACGCAACACATTCCGTTTATATTTTTATCAGCAAAGACAGAAAGATGTGATGTAAGAAAAGGAATGGATTTAGGAGCAGATGATTATATAACAAAGCCTTTTAATGAAGATGAACTAATTAGTGCTATAGAAAGCAGATTAGCAAAAGCAGCGATACTAAAAGATCGTAGAGAAAAAATTGAAGTCGTAAAAGAAGAGGAAGAAGACATAAGAAGCCTTAATGACTTAAAAAATTATTTTGAAGATAATGGAGAAACTTTTACTTTTCTAAAAGATGCAAGCATTTATAAAGAAGGGAATAACTCTAATTATATTTATTTAATAAATAAAGGGCTTATAAAATGCCATAAGCTAGATGAACAAGGAAAACAACTTACAACTGCTTTATATAAAGAGGATGATTTGTTTGGCTATACTTCTTTTTCTCAAAATTTAGCATATCAAGAATCTGCAACGGCAATTCAGAAAACAGAATTAGTTGGTCTTTCTAAAAAAACATTAACGGGTGTTTTAAATAAAAATCATAAAGTAACACTAGAGTTAATAGAATTGTTAACAGAAGACTTAGCTGTTGTAAAAGACCAACTTTTGCAAATGGCGTATAGTTCTGTAAGTAAAAAAACAGCGAAGACAATTTTAATGTTTGCAGAAAAATTAAATAGAAAACCAGAAGATCAAATTAAAATTTCTAGAAATGATTTAGCTAGTGTTGCAGGTATTGCAACAGAAACTTTAATAAGAACCATGTCTAGTTTTAAAAAACAAGGTTTGATAGAAATAGAGGGTAGAACAATTAGAATCTTAGATTTAGAAAAACTAAAAGAAATTTCTTGA
- a CDS encoding PAS domain-containing sensor histidine kinase produces the protein MLSKDRDVFNVLFEAVSEGVVVVNDKQNIVSVNSSVERMFGYDSGELINKPLDILIPKNYHSGHGAHFKGFMKNKEKRQMGNGRDLYGARKNGAIFPLEAGLNPFQINGQTFIMALVIDISVRKQQEEEIHQLNNELEKKVCERTKELSKTVHELKAVNIELDTENHKRLEAENKIKDALKKQKELNELKTKFLSLVSHEFKTPLSGILTSTMLLGKYKLAEQQEKRDKHLETITNKVHYLNNILNDFLSIEILETGKVNYKFHTFKLSKVVDEVIYNANMLLKVGQRIKYPEDIDDISLLQDEKTIALALSNLINNAIKYSPENSEIDIKIKQDNTTTTIKIKDQGIGIPKADQKNIFNRYFRAENALLTEGTGIGLNIIKSHLQNLGGTITFESEENIGSTFTLKIINKAI, from the coding sequence ATGCTAAGTAAAGATCGGGATGTTTTTAATGTGCTTTTTGAGGCTGTTTCAGAGGGAGTTGTTGTTGTAAACGATAAGCAAAACATAGTTTCTGTAAATTCATCTGTAGAGAGAATGTTTGGTTATGATTCGGGAGAACTCATAAATAAACCACTCGATATTTTAATCCCTAAAAATTATCACTCAGGTCACGGAGCCCATTTTAAGGGTTTTATGAAGAACAAAGAAAAAAGACAGATGGGGAATGGGAGAGACTTGTATGGAGCCCGAAAAAATGGAGCTATTTTTCCGTTAGAGGCAGGTTTAAATCCGTTTCAAATTAATGGACAAACTTTTATAATGGCTTTGGTAATCGATATTTCTGTTCGAAAACAACAAGAAGAAGAAATACATCAATTAAACAATGAGCTAGAAAAAAAGGTTTGTGAGCGAACAAAAGAGTTAAGTAAAACAGTTCATGAATTAAAAGCTGTAAATATAGAGCTAGATACAGAGAATCATAAACGGCTAGAAGCAGAGAATAAAATTAAAGATGCTTTAAAAAAGCAAAAAGAACTCAATGAATTAAAAACAAAGTTTTTGTCATTAGTTTCTCATGAATTTAAAACACCTTTAAGTGGTATTTTAACGTCTACAATGCTTTTAGGTAAATATAAGTTAGCAGAACAACAAGAAAAAAGAGATAAGCACTTAGAAACCATTACCAATAAAGTACATTATTTAAATAATATTTTAAATGATTTTTTATCTATAGAAATACTAGAAACGGGTAAAGTAAATTACAAGTTTCATACTTTTAAATTGAGTAAAGTAGTAGATGAGGTAATTTATAATGCAAACATGCTTTTAAAAGTAGGGCAAAGAATTAAATACCCAGAAGATATAGATGATATTTCTTTACTGCAAGACGAAAAAACAATCGCTTTGGCATTATCTAATTTAATAAACAATGCTATTAAATATTCGCCAGAAAATTCTGAAATAGACATTAAAATAAAGCAAGACAACACGACGACTACCATTAAAATAAAAGATCAAGGAATTGGGATTCCGAAGGCAGATCAAAAAAATATATTTAACCGTTATTTTAGAGCAGAAAATGCATTATTAACGGAAGGAACAGGAATTGGTTTAAATATTATTAAAAGTCATTTACAAAATTTAGGAGGAACGATTACTTTTGAAAGTGAAGAGAATATAGGATCAACTTTTACATTGAAGATTATTAACAAAGCAATATGA
- a CDS encoding DnaJ C-terminal domain-containing protein — MASIDYYKILGITKSASEADIKKAYRKLARKYHPDLNPNDKTAEKSFKEINEANEVLSNPENRKKYDAYGEHWQNGEAYEQEKRRQQEHQSRSQSNQGGYSQEDFSDMFGDMFGSASSGRRTNAKFRGQDYNSEIQLNLNDVYKTQKQVITVNGKNIRITIPAGVENGQVIKIKGHGGKGVNGGPNGDLYIQFSIINNTKFKRDKDNLYIDVDLDLYTALLGGQLTVDTFDGQVKLTVKQETANGTKVKLKGKGFPKYKKEDQFGDLYITYQLKIPTKLNEKEIALIKELQKLR, encoded by the coding sequence ATGGCTTCTATAGATTATTATAAAATTTTAGGAATTACCAAAAGTGCTTCTGAAGCTGATATTAAAAAAGCTTACAGAAAATTAGCACGAAAATACCATCCAGATCTAAACCCAAATGATAAAACTGCCGAGAAAAGCTTTAAAGAAATTAATGAAGCAAATGAAGTTTTAAGCAATCCAGAAAATCGTAAGAAATACGATGCATATGGAGAGCATTGGCAAAACGGAGAAGCTTACGAACAAGAAAAACGAAGACAGCAAGAACATCAAAGTAGGTCTCAGAGTAATCAAGGTGGTTACTCTCAAGAAGATTTTTCTGATATGTTTGGAGACATGTTTGGTAGCGCTTCTTCAGGAAGAAGAACGAATGCTAAATTTAGAGGGCAAGATTACAATTCTGAAATTCAACTAAACTTAAACGATGTTTACAAAACACAAAAACAGGTAATTACTGTTAATGGAAAAAACATTAGAATTACAATTCCGGCTGGTGTAGAAAACGGACAAGTTATCAAAATAAAAGGGCATGGAGGAAAAGGTGTAAATGGTGGTCCGAATGGCGATTTATACATTCAGTTTTCTATTATAAATAACACCAAATTTAAACGAGACAAAGACAATCTTTATATTGATGTTGATTTAGATTTATATACCGCTCTTTTAGGCGGACAATTAACCGTTGATACTTTTGATGGACAAGTAAAATTAACCGTTAAGCAAGAAACAGCAAACGGAACCAAGGTAAAACTAAAGGGAAAGGGATTTCCTAAATATAAAAAAGAAGATCAATTTGGAGATCTATATATTACTTATCAACTTAAAATACCAACTAAATTAAACGAAAAAGAAATAGCACTAATTAAAGAATTACAAAAACTACGCTAA
- a CDS encoding chaperone modulator CbpM has product METQNLISIQQFCAHYSIPTAFINELKEYELIEIIVENDDHYIKITQITEVEKMIRLHYDLNINLEGVDVISNLLNQVDSLKKEITDLQNKLKFYENE; this is encoded by the coding sequence ATGGAAACTCAAAATTTAATATCTATTCAGCAGTTTTGTGCCCACTACAGCATTCCTACAGCTTTTATAAATGAGTTAAAAGAGTATGAATTAATAGAGATTATTGTAGAAAACGATGATCATTATATTAAAATCACTCAAATAACAGAAGTTGAAAAAATGATTCGTTTACATTATGATTTAAACATAAACCTAGAAGGCGTTGATGTAATTTCCAACTTATTAAACCAAGTGGATTCTTTAAAAAAAGAAATAACCGATTTACAAAACAAGCTAAAGTTTTACGAAAACGAATAA
- a CDS encoding pyridoxamine 5'-phosphate oxidase family protein — MITNLKENECINILENNYVGQLSYIYIERPFIVPMTYFFDKKNSIVGYSEEGHKTKAMRNYRKVSLQVSERADSNTCNSVLVHGIYEELSGSVAKKYLHDFTEGIKAIILKNEHRNLHCISDFSNKRTQKKIPIVFRITVDEMTGKKITNERS, encoded by the coding sequence ATGATAACTAATTTAAAAGAGAATGAATGCATAAACATATTAGAAAATAACTATGTAGGGCAACTGAGCTATATTTATATAGAAAGACCTTTTATTGTACCCATGACTTATTTTTTTGACAAGAAAAATAGTATTGTAGGCTATTCCGAAGAAGGTCATAAAACAAAGGCAATGAGAAATTATAGAAAAGTTTCTCTGCAGGTTTCAGAAAGAGCAGACAGTAATACTTGTAATTCTGTTTTAGTTCATGGTATTTATGAAGAACTATCTGGTTCTGTAGCAAAAAAATATTTGCACGATTTTACCGAAGGTATTAAAGCAATTATTCTAAAAAATGAACACAGAAATTTGCATTGCATAAGCGATTTCTCTAATAAAAGAACACAGAAAAAAATTCCAATTGTTTTTAGAATTACTGTTGATGAAATGACCGGTAAAAAAATTACAAACGAGCGTTCTTAA
- a CDS encoding single-stranded DNA-binding protein: MNTLRNKVQLIGRLGQDPEIVTFKDGNKMAKFSMATDDSYKDKAGNKVERAYWHNIVITGGLVKVVENYVNKGQEIAVEGKLTNRSYDTKEGEKRYVTEIMVNELLLLGAK; the protein is encoded by the coding sequence ATGAATACGTTAAGAAACAAAGTACAGTTAATTGGTAGATTAGGTCAAGATCCAGAAATAGTAACTTTTAAAGATGGCAATAAAATGGCTAAATTTTCTATGGCTACAGATGACAGTTACAAAGACAAAGCAGGTAATAAAGTAGAGCGTGCTTATTGGCATAATATTGTTATTACTGGAGGTTTGGTTAAAGTAGTAGAAAACTATGTAAATAAAGGGCAAGAAATTGCTGTTGAAGGGAAGTTAACAAACCGTTCTTATGATACCAAAGAAGGTGAAAAAAGATATGTTACCGAAATTATGGTGAATGAATTATTGCTTTTGGGAGCTAAATAA
- a CDS encoding GNAT family N-acetyltransferase has product MKFHLETERLLLREFRITDVDGMFELDSNPKVHQYLGKKTIKTKEEAKKMIEFILKQYKENGIGRFAVIEKSSGSFIGWSGLKLNKGTKESLNGFQDFIDIGYRFIPKYWKKGYGLETAIACLEYGFKTMNLDIIYGAAEIENIGSNKILQKIGLQFVNEFKEGNELVNWYELKKENYGK; this is encoded by the coding sequence ATGAAATTTCATTTAGAAACAGAAAGGCTACTTCTTAGAGAATTTAGAATAACTGATGTAGATGGCATGTTTGAGTTAGATTCTAACCCAAAAGTTCATCAATATCTAGGAAAAAAGACAATTAAAACGAAAGAGGAAGCAAAAAAAATGATTGAATTTATTCTAAAACAGTATAAGGAAAACGGTATTGGTCGATTTGCTGTTATAGAAAAATCTTCAGGTAGTTTTATAGGTTGGTCTGGCTTAAAACTAAATAAAGGAACAAAAGAAAGCTTAAATGGTTTTCAAGATTTTATTGATATTGGCTATCGTTTCATTCCTAAATATTGGAAAAAAGGATACGGTTTAGAAACTGCTATTGCTTGTTTAGAATATGGTTTTAAAACAATGAATTTAGACATTATTTATGGTGCTGCAGAAATAGAAAATATTGGTTCTAATAAAATTTTACAAAAAATTGGATTACAATTTGTAAACGAATTTAAAGAAGGTAATGAGCTGGTAAATTGGTACGAACTAAAGAAAGAAAACTATGGAAAGTAG
- a CDS encoding GIDE domain-containing protein, translating into MFLVTDFEPFLIPMLFIVIVGLILFITYYFSTKQKIIRALSKLPIKQIGSLKNNELTRFTGKALHVKEPLIAPFSKRKCVFYVIKIEQQKSNGKQQRWRTIVHEEKVQDFFLEKNSDFAMVRLHQNPKNYTSYLVADKKIKSGTFNDPTREFKALLESYHIKSDNFLGLNKTLRYSEAIIEIGEEITVAGIAKWKSLREPIEGYSYSKIAELESSDKQKLIITDLPNIKSKKRF; encoded by the coding sequence ATGTTTTTAGTTACAGATTTCGAACCTTTTTTAATTCCGATGCTATTTATTGTAATCGTTGGTTTAATACTATTCATAACTTACTATTTTAGTACAAAACAAAAAATTATAAGAGCTCTTTCTAAACTACCAATCAAACAAATAGGAAGCTTAAAAAATAATGAACTTACAAGGTTTACAGGTAAAGCTTTACATGTAAAAGAGCCTTTAATTGCACCTTTTAGCAAAAGAAAATGTGTGTTTTATGTCATAAAAATTGAACAGCAAAAAAGTAACGGAAAACAACAACGCTGGAGAACAATTGTACATGAAGAAAAAGTACAAGATTTTTTCCTAGAAAAAAATAGTGATTTTGCCATGGTAAGACTCCATCAAAATCCTAAAAACTACACCAGTTATTTAGTAGCTGATAAAAAAATAAAATCGGGTACTTTTAATGATCCAACAAGAGAGTTTAAAGCACTACTAGAAAGCTATCATATTAAAAGTGATAATTTTTTAGGCCTAAATAAAACCTTACGCTATTCTGAAGCAATTATAGAAATTGGAGAAGAAATTACCGTTGCAGGTATTGCAAAGTGGAAAAGTTTAAGAGAGCCCATAGAAGGCTATTCATATTCTAAAATAGCCGAACTAGAAAGTTCTGATAAACAAAAATTAATTATTACAGATTTACCAAATATTAAATCTAAAAAAAGGTTTTAA